The following coding sequences are from one Neovison vison isolate M4711 chromosome X, ASM_NN_V1, whole genome shotgun sequence window:
- the LOC122897387 gene encoding LOW QUALITY PROTEIN: nuclear RNA export factor 3-like (The sequence of the model RefSeq protein was modified relative to this genomic sequence to represent the inferred CDS: substituted 1 base at 1 genomic stop codon) gives MSTRVRYAPYAVPPCHRRGNSQKQDQTQTNMEGEQKPPERRMEQEKQDETTGKWFKIIIPFGIKYDEKWLLDLIQGQCSVPFTPVEFHYERMQAQFFVEDASVAFALKNVNGKIWDEANERISIFIYPSDTPHSVQKELTSVKVEQTKLTMNKXYGGSQQSLNIQRVCFAPDLITHDIEMVPKPRHSMAASLKTHEKNMPEMRTQKELDEGKSLQPEEMTADRSTLCTAFPDKSTNISSILELFPKLLCLDSQESPSPTTIGIAAHKWLPTCRGSFFGSDALKRLILQFLQHYYLIYDSRDRQGLLGAYHEEACFSLAIPFSPEDPGPSSLCEYFKESRNMKKLKDPSLRVQLLKHTKCDVMRSLCVLPKTQHDLSSFVVDMWFQTERMLCFSVNGVFKEVEGMSQDSVRAFTRTFIATPISNYSLCIVNDDLFVRDASPKETQSTSSVPVPTPSCSSWPTLCQKQQEMGQTFSTQSGMNLQWSQK, from the exons ATGAGCACCCGAGTGAGATA CGCTCCCTATGCTGTTCCACCATGTCATCGGAGAGGCAATTCTCAGAAACAAGACCAAACCCAGACTAACATGGAGGGAGAGCAAAAGCCtccagagaggagaatggagcaggagaagcaggatgAGACCACAGGGAAATGGTTCAAGATCATT ATCCCATTCGGCATCAAATATGATGAGAAGTGGCTGCTGGATCTGATTCAGGGACAATGCAGTGTCCCCTTCACCCCAGTTGAG TTTCACTATGAGAGAATGCAGGCCCAATTTTTTGTTGAGGATGCCAGCGTTGCCTTTGCACTGAAGAATGTCAATGGCAAGATCTGGGATGAGGCTAATGAAAGG ATCTCTATCTTTATCTACCCCTCTGACACACCCCACTCTGTGCAGAAGGAGCTGACGTCAGTAAAGGTGGAGCAGACAAAG CTGACCATGAACAAATGATATGGAGGCTCCCAGCAATCTCTTAACATCCAGAGAGTCTGCTTTGCCCCTG ACTTGATCACCCATGATATTGAAATGGTACCAAAGCCTAGACACAGCATGGCTGCCTCCCTGAAGACCCATGAGAAGAACATGCCTGAGATGAGGACTCAGA AGGAGCTGGACGAGGGCAAAAGTCTGCAGCCAGAAGAGATGACTGCCGACAGAAGCACCCTGTGCACCGCCTTCCCTGATAAATCAACCAACATAAG CTCCATCCTGGAATTGTTTCCCAAGTTATTATGCCTG gaCAGCCAGGAGTCACCTTCACCAACCACCATTGGTATTGCAGCCCACAAGTGGTTACCAACCTGCAGG GGAAGCTTCTTTGGATCTGATGCCCTGAAGCGTCTAATCCTTCAATTCCTGCAGCA TTACTACTTGATCTACGACTCCAGAGACCGTCAGGGTCTCCTCGGTGCCTACCAcgaagaggcctgcttctccctggccATTCCCTTCAGCCCCGAGGACCCAGGCCC AAGCAGCTTGTGCGAGTACTTCAAGGAAAGCAGGAATATGAAGAAGCTCAAGGACCCCT CCCTGCGTGTTCAGCTGCTGAAGCATACAAAATGTGACGTCATGCGCTCCCTCTGTGTGCTGCCCAAAACTCAGCATGACCTCAGCTCCTTCGTGGTGGACATGTGGTTCCAGACG GAGAGGATGCTCTGCTTCTCTGTCAACGGGGTGTTCAAGGAAG TGGAAGGCATGTCTCAGGATTCTGTTCGTGCCTTCACTCGGACCTTCATTGCTACTCCTATCAGCAATTACAG TCTATGCATCGTGAATGATGATCTGTTTGTGAGGGACGCCAGCCCCAAGGAGACCCAGAGCACATCCTCTGTCCCAGTGCCCACACCCTCCTGCAGCTCCTGGCCCACCCTTTGCCAGAAGCAGCAGGAAATGGGGCAGACTTTCTCCACCCAGTCTGGGATGAATCTCCAGTGGTCTCAGAAGTGA